The genomic stretch CTGACCATATGTCGTCCAGGAAAGATTGCTTACCTGATGACATTTACTCCCTGTTGTTTCCCTGTGTGCATATCGCTATTTCATTTCCCCCATGATTAGAATAAAGTATTGAACTTGCTTTGGTGGGCTAGAGTTGTCATTACATCTTTGAAACAACCTGTGAGTGCTTCTGCAATAGTGGAAATGGCATCAGCTTAAATGTAATTACTGTTTAAACTTTTGGATTCCTTTTACATGGTTTACAAAGAAGGAAATGGGGTCTGTGAGCTGATTGCATGTGGGGAGCTCCTGTATGTTGTTCTGAATCCTCATGACAGAGTGAAaaaggggctgggggagcttatgtttaattctgatttttgaAGGTTAAACCCAAGTGCAGAGGGGGTTGTTTGATGCTGAGTTCTGTGCATGTACCCATGTGGGACCAAGGCGacagaaaataatgcatttacACAATAACTTAATCATCACATGGATCTGAAAATCAACTTTTTGACTTTTGCcttttggaaggaaaactgTCACATAACACAGGTGTTGTTTCATTCTGTATTTAATACATCCAGAAAACACTTCACATGGTATTGGCCATCGTTAATAATACAAGGACCTAATTTTGCTTCTAGAACATATTTTGGATGGTAAATTTTGCAGACGTTCTTTTTCTAGACttcccattttatttccttccattCTGAGTGCATGTTTCTTACTCATCAGCTTTCAGAAATGATCTTTGCAGTTGGAGAGTGTATCTGGGGTAAgagtttttaaaaaggaagaacatgAACTTGGaactttaaagtctttttgttGCAAGACGGCTATGTCCCTGTGTGCTGTTTGATGCTCTATGAAAGAGTTGTCACCTACGTTCCTCAGACTTTTGAAAGTGTGGtgatttttgctgctgcttgaaACACTTCATCACAGAGTGGTTTTAATCCCATATGTTCAAGTATCCCCAGACTTGGCACTTGTTTTTCTAGAAGGCAGAGGTATGTCTGCTGGCGCAGATACTCTCAGTGGTCCCATGTCAGTCGTCTGCTTGAGTTTATAGGACTTTGACTTCAGTTTTACTCCTTTAGTACTTTGAGAGCTTCTTGTCTTCCCTTTACACTCTACCCAAGCTCTAAAATATGAATGAATCTAATTTATCCAGGCTTCAAAGTATCTTTCCTGGGtgcttttgaccatttccagcTAAATTACCATGTTTAACTGgggaaacacagaaataataaacTTCAAAATCATGTATTCCCTTTAAATGTCTTACTGACCTTCTCATCAGTTGTATACTGAAATGTGGATTAGCCTGCTGTCCAGTAGCATGAGGAGCTTACCCAGTTGTAGTAGCTACCCATTAGAAAAGTCTGCCAAAGAGCTGGAACTGccatccttctttcttcctttgtccTTCCATGGCTCCTCTTCCCTcattccctctttttttttttttttaattatttttatctttttgttaGCTCCTTTATAAAATACCTAAAGCttaatgaattttttaatttaagtaCAGACTGTGTTAAAAGAAAGCACTTAAATTTTTCAGCCATTTGCTGTTGGCtgcatttgtttaaataatgGCACAGAAGCTGAAGCCCTTTGTTGCCAGGGCCCAGAGCAGAGAACAGCTGGAAATAAAAGGGGATTCTCACATAGTGCCTATTTCTAAGGCtatgaaacaaaagcagaagtgaaagtGAAGCTGCAAGTTTATCACTGTTGCTGGGGAATATCATACGCCTTCTTCAGGACCGCTGTGAACTTGGCCAGACAAAATAGGTGGAAGGGCAGAAGCTGAGGAATGTCTACATCCTATTATGAATAGGAGGAAATGACTGTCTGCTCTCTGAATGCTGGTGGGCTCAGTGTCCTGCTGGCAGGCTGGTTAGTGCGGTAGGATACGGAACAAAACGTGGTGAATTATCAGCTTTGGTGTTTAAAATAACTGCTAGGGATGAAAcaaagttctttaaaaatagagttttctgttggctttctttAACTGgaaactttctgctttctttcaggaGCATTTTCGTCTCTGAAAACAttgctgctgaagagctgcGAGTAGGAGAAGTAAATCCAGTCAGCTTGTCGGGTCACTGACGTGGCGTTAAAGTGCTTTCATGAGGTAACACTGGGCCAAAGTcaacttttctttctcctttgtaaaGCTGCAGCCAAGCAATGGGCCAGAAAATCTCAGGGAGCATAAAGTCTGTGGATGTGAGGGAGCCCCCTTATAGACCTGTTAAGCGAGAGCTTAGAGGCCCGGATTTCTGCAAGCCAGCGCGCCTGGACATGCTGTTGGATATGCCCCCTGCCAAGCTGGAGGTCCAGTATAAACACGCTTGGAACAATGAAGATCGCTCCTTAAATATATTTGTGAAGGAAGATGATAAACTGACCTTTCACAGACACCCTGTTGCCCAAAGCACAGATTGCATCCGGGGCAAGGTCGGCTACACGAGAGGCCTCCACGTCTGGCAGATCCACTGGCCCACAAGGCAGCGGGGAACTCATGCCGTGGTAGGGGTCTCCACAGCTGAAGCTCCACTGCACTCTGTGGGATACACGTCGTTGGTTGGTAGCAATAGTGAATCGTGGGGCTGGGATCTGGGACGCAACAAACTCTACCATAACTGTAAAAACCAGCCTGGGGTCACGTATCCTGTCTTTTTGGAACCGGATGAGTCTTTTGTACTCCCAGACTCCTTACTGGTGGTTTTGGATATGGATGAAGGGACGCTTAGCTTCATGGTAGATGGACAGTATCTTGGAGTGGCCTTCAGGGgactaaaagggaaaaaactttATCCCATAGTCAGTGCAGTTTGGGGGCACTGTGAAATTACAATGAGATACATCAACGGACTTGACCGTAAGTGTTACTGTGTTTCTTCATTACACTAACAACTTTTCTGGTGTAGGATTTTCTTTATCCTTTTGTTGTGAACAGAGTGTTCAGGGAGGGGGAGGAGCTGGCTGTTGAGTACATTGCATCCCAGTTACTGCCACAGCAAGTAACTATCAGTTATGTCTTGTAACGACTGGATTGTATCAAAAGGCCTTCCCTTCTGGCAAGCAGAGCGGCAAGAAATCTGTGTCCACACAAAGTGAACAAGCTGAGAAAAAAGATCTTGGGGAAACTTCCTGGCTTTGTTTAACAGTAAAATTCTTGTTTAATGGAGGATATGTTTTAAATCTGTGGCTTTCAAATTGGATTTGTGGATCCTGTAAAAAGTTCCTGTACTTGTGGGAACTCTCCCATAAACATACTTGAGTTCAGGCCAGTAGGCTTTCTTTCCATAGTTGCCTTTCCAGGACCCTCAGAAACAGCTGTGGATCCCCAGGAATCTGGGAGCTCAGGTCAAATACAGctttcagctgtttttctgaTAGAGAGCTCAATTCCTTAGTCAATTTCAGAAGGTGCTCTCTCAAGGTACTTTGTTCTCCAGGAATACGGAGTTTTGGGTAAGCATTACCTGGTTTTGGTCTAAAGGGgtaataagaaattaaatggcGATGTAGTAAGGAGCATTGTGTTGCTGTTGTGAACCTGAAGTAGTAACCCACCAGAAGATGAGTTGCAGAGCTGGGTCTTGTCCAGTTCTTCTTACTGCTCAGGAAGGCATGTGCTCTGCGGTTGTGCCAGGTCATCTGCAGTTGGCTTATCGGCTGCTGTGAATGGGGAATGGAAGGCTGAACGAGGTAGTAAGTGGaacttcattcttttttaaGACTATATTAGCTGAACCATAGGAAGAatcataaatataaatacatagatTTAACAAAAGTAGATGATTGAACAAAATTTTCATGGCTTTGGGGCTTTATGAATGGCACTAGGTTTTGTAAGAAGAGAGTAATAGCATGTGTACAACCCCTGCCTTTCAATTGGTGATTTCTAAAGGAATTTACTATTCTTTCCAATTGGGATTGGGTGGTCtgttttttctgtcagaaattATCTGCTCATTACCCTACATCTGACATACAAAGTAGAAACCTAATTAAATAATTTGACCCTGttgaagatgtttttttttttttcataaacatCTGTAATAAGTGCTGGGGGAAAGAATCTTTATCCACAGAAGCCATGCAGGTTATTACAGCCAGATGCTAAATGGCAGCTTCCCGAGTGCTTTTGTAAGAGGGAGTATGGGAGGGCTCTTAAGTACTTTGCTATTTGCTGACAGCATTTTGTTTAGTTTCATTTTGGAGAGTGGGGGAGAGATGCTTTTGCAACCTGaatatttctgtgcaaaacCAGGTTTCATAATGCTGGGAATATCTGCCAGACTAAGCAAAGTACAGCTTGGTCCACCACGTCCATACACGGAATTGTTCTGCATTCTTTTTGTAgcctccacagagctgctctagAAAGATGAAAACACAGGATGAGGATGTGAATGATATAAAATAAAAGGGGCTAAGTACAGGAGGATAGCTGTGGTCTGTGAGATGGCAGAGAGAGAAATTCCCATCCGGTTTCTCGTGGGATAATTTTGCTGGAAGAGGCAGGATGGTTTCCTAAATTATCCCTGAGAAAGTCaaagtattaatttttcttGAGTGTGAACCCACGGCTAAAAGTAAACTTGTAAACTAAACTTCTGTGTAGGCCTGGGTGTTAATCTGATCATGTGAAGAGGAAGTTTAAAGCCACTTCGCCGTGGGGCAGTTTGACATCCTGGAATCACATAATTTGTTATCTCATGCTCACTGGTGCGTTTTCTGCAACAAAAACAGTGTTCAGGAAATCAAAGAAGCTTGTTTAGCTGGTGCTGTAAAGCaaatgccttctcttctctgttgGAAGGGTTTCAATCCAGCCAGCTTTTGTGTAGCAGTGCAAATTTGATTGTGGAACTCTCATAGCACTTAATATTGCAGGTTTTTACAATTGCTTATTCCTGTGAAAATCAGAGTAGATCTTGTGGACTGCGATGCTCATGTTGCATTCACAGTTAAATATGTTTGAACATACATGTgtgtggggtttgttgttgtttgcttgctttttaacctcacaaattctccttttttctcctcctatCCCCTTCCCTGGGAGTATCTCATGCTGCTGATTGCAGCTTTTAGTAGATCTGGTGGTAGGAACTCTAGCTTTCCTTGGAAACTGTGCTGTCAAACAGTGAATTGTAACTTGCTATTTAGTGATTGATTGTTACTGCTTAGAATGCATACCACAGCTTGCAGGGGTTGTTTATATGGTGTCTTACAGGGCAAATGGAGACCTCGACCACAGGGATTTCTAGTGTTTTCAATACTTGCTATTTAAATGGGAGACCTCCGAATACTTTAAAGGCCTGTGTATTTCAGTTGCCTGGCAAAGAGCAAAAGGCTTGCAGGAATGGAGGAGTCAAAGGATCAAAAGATGGGcttgtgcagctgcagtgaaCTTAAACATATGTTGTAGTGGTATAGAGATGATGCAGACTTTGAAGTATGTTAATTACTGCATAGATggcagaatcatagaaggaTAAGGCTGCAGGTCAAAGATCAAGAACCTGTGTGCCCTCCAGGCTCTGGATATTGTGCCTAGAATAATGCTGTAATTAAAATCAATCACTGTTCTTCCAACTGCATCTGGTACCCAGAGCATTCTGCTTCAGAAGCTACTTTGAGCGTCACATGCTCATGTGCTGTGACTTTCACCAGATGGATTCTTGCTCACATTTGAGAGACTCAGAGCTGCAAATATTTGTCATGGCTTGTGGGGGAAGGCAGAGTGGCAGGATGGAGAGTGCTCATCAGAAGCacagtgactttttttctccaggacaAACTTCTTTGATCAAATGCTATCAGTATTTACCACATTGTTATTTGCCCAGTGCCTGTTGCATGGAATTTTACATCAGACATCTGCCTATTGACTATAGCAATAATTAAACCCCCCAAATATAATTGTAGTATATGCTATTTTTCAGATACTCTTTTCATCAGGGTAtgttcatgtttaaaaaaagctGGGCTATCAATAGCTGTTGTCTGATGAGAAGTCCTGAGTACTATTTATAGACTGAatcagagaaacagcaaagtacTTTTGTATAAATGTACATTGCAGAATTGCAGATCATAGCTGATACATCAGTATTTGTGTGTTTAAATGAAGTGGTGGGAGCACAACGTTAACAGAGCTGTGGTAGAAAACTTGGTCATTGAATAGGTGAGTTGAAGGCAGTGATTTATATTGATCCTTAAAAGTACCTGACAGAATAGTCAATAATTTGACTTCTGGAagtcaaaatgctttttatgaGCATACATTGCAGGTCCGGCTCTGCCCTGTTCTGAATCGGTGTGAAAGAGCAAAGCAGACGGTCTGTGTTCTGTGTATAATATCAATAGGTGATCCATAGATAACATTTGGTAAtgttgctgtggctgcccctgcATCTACAGCCCACCAGGAAGAAGCCTTTGGCTTGTTCTATGTCACAATgtagggaaggaggaaaggaaactCAAGGCACATCCCCTCTGTTTGCTGATACAGCTACAGGAGTTTTGGGATGTGGGGTTTGCTCAAACCTTTTGCTCTTAGCCTTGTAGAACACTGCAGCTTAACCCTTGAATCACTTTCAGACCTTAGGTTGCATGTATCTAATGTTGTAAAGTAAGGCTATTTCtatactaaaataaaaactttggAGATATGGAGCTAAGCAcaacttctttcctctttcctacAGTTCTCAGTTTATTATAATTTGCATTGGTCTATATCTAACATACCACAAATGCTAATAGCAAATATGGACTTTTCCCCTTGGGAGGCCTTTTCACCATTAAGAGATCTAAGTCAAAACTGCAGAATTGTTAACTGCTAGGAGAAATACATAATCTCTCATTAGACTCTGAGTTTTTCCCCAAATTGTTATCAGTGAAAACTTTTAGATGGGTATGTGTTTTGTTTATCTAAACCTGTTTGTTATATGCTATTTGTGTGATGCATTACTCCGGAGGTTGCAATGGGAATAATGTATTCTGAAAATTCAGTATTGCTAAACCTTGGGAAGAATTTTCCCTGTAGACATGCAATCAGAGGGTGAAGCGGTAGTAATTAAGCAACTAAGACTGTGAAGAAGCAATCTTTAGCTTTTGAGATAATTTAACAGGAAGCAGCATTTTCAGTTCCCACTTTAGGAATCAGCTcatggttgggttttttgctttcctcCACATGCACCCCCCTTCGCTGGGTTAAGTGCATTTCTTGTCCTTGAATCTTAATTTGTTGACACTTTaattctcagcctttcctcagcaGGTTGAAACTACCACATTGTCAGTAGAATATGCCACTTGGTTAAGTCACTTTTTGCCCCAGCCACCTCCTGCGCCTTCCTTGCCCCTGCATTACATCTCTCAGATACTCTTCTTTTCTACAACCCTTTTGCTTCTTTGCTCCCTTCCACAGCTCAGTGTCTCTTCTTTGGTGTTACCACACTCCAAGTAATAATAAATTCTTACCCTTCTCATCCCTAACTTGAACTAGGGCAGTTTGTGACTTAAAACATCAGAACATTTGGTGCAGTGTTGCTTATCCAGAGGAAGAACATTGTAGATTTAAGGGTGTGATGTTAGCTGTAATGGCGAATGGTCTTTGTAATGTCTTTTTGGGTGAATGATgactattttttcatttgtgtaaATTAATTGTAGTCATGCAGAGAGCCATATGATTACCTCATGTTGGTAGCAAATAGCTGCTTATGAAAGTATGTAGCTAGAAAGATCTTCTGAAGTTCCAACACTTGTAAGATTAGCCTTGTCTTGTTTTATACAACTTTGATCTCTTAAAACTTCCAACAACAGAGACTCCTCAGGCAATCTAAGGCACTCATCAGCTTCATAGATAACAGGCTTTAttccccctgccctccccttACAATCCAGTCTAGTTTGTTTATTTAACAGGGAATCCAGTTATTGTTGGCCTAAAACGTAAGGAAGTGCTGGCATACTCTTATTGTAGAGTAGCTCCTAAGGCTAAGAACACAGCTGTGTTATGGTGTATTTGCATCCTGTTATACCTatgctttttcttcccactCGGACTCATAGCGAAGTTGTGGCAACTGCCAAATCTGacagttttaaggaaaaaaaagtatgttgGTGTGTTCTGATCATGTTTCCACTGATTTCCCATGTATCCTGTTTGTAAGACATAAGAACCTTGAAAAGCAACAGCTACATCTTTGTTCTAATAAGTGAAATGAGTGGTGTTATCTAAAGTTAGTCTTTGAATATAAAATTTTTCACTCTAAAATAGCAATTAGAAATTTGATAGCCTGGCTTAATCCTTTCATGAATTTGCTCTAGCTATGGTGCTGGAATTGCTCAGCAATGTGAACTGAGTCTCACAGGTTTGTATTAGAATTGGGAACTTGTAaaggttgtttggttttgcatttgtgtTATTCTCATTGCTGTTGGACATTGTACAATGTAAATCCAAGTTTCAGCGCAAATAACGATGCTTCTGCAATACACTATTCAGTGATATTTTATTGCCAAAAATGCATGGGCTGTGTCCATTTTGACTGTGATTTCATACAAGTTTCCGTGTAAGTTATATTTCTCCTTAACATGCTACTTTATTTGTATGTCTAGCCATGGATGTTTCTTCACTTCTCTAATCAAAGGCTGTTTATGCAGATGGCTTCTTTCTGATTCCCTTAAAAACAGTGTATCCTCTCTATTAGGAGAAGGAGATAGCAGCCTAATTCCTAGTTCGGACTCAGAGCAAACTCCactttaaaaagataaataggAGAAGACTCTGATCTTCCTGGAGCATTTATATATGAGTctttatatcatagaatcatagaatcatagaatagttagggttggaaaggacctcaagatcatctagttccaacccccctgccatggacagggacacctcacactaaaccatcccacacaaggcttcatccaacctggccttgaacaccgccagggatggagcactcacaacctccctgggcaacccattccagtgcctcaccaccctaacaggaaagaatttcctccttatatccaatctaaacttcccctgtttaagttttaacccattaccccttgtcctgtcgctacagtccctgacgaagagtcccaccccagcatccctatatatttatatattatggCAAAATCcatattttaatggaaattgaCACACAATGTGCCTGAAAACAAGCATGTCCAGAGATGCTGCAGATGGTTCTACTGACAGTAGTGTGGGTGCTGTCTGCCTCCCTGTGTAAATGAAGGGAGAGCTGACCCAGAAGTAGCACTGTGTTAAAATGATGCTGAGACTGTGAAGTCAAACACTCAGAACCTGGCAAGTGGCAGAATGGGATCTGCTTTTTTGCAGCTGTAATCCTGAGCTCGGCAGCCTTCAACTGTGCCGCGTCCCACTTTCTCCCACATAGTGTTTCACTCTGGTAAAAGGTGGTAAGTTCTGCTGCAAGTCATCCTTCGTGTTCCTTTTCTGCCAGTCATTTTCCCCTTGAAGCTTTTCTCCCCACTCCTCTGTGTCTGTAAGCTATTGTGTTTTTGTAGTTTCCGCAGGGTAGCCAGTGGGGAAACCTGACAGAGCGTGACGGTCCTTGTGTCCTCgagttcagttttgtttccctttgaaGATAACAAATGGAAAGTCCTCCCAGTGAGGACAGGACTGGATCAAAGCTCCTCCTCATCTTGTTTCATTTGTGCATATACAGAGAACTTAAGTCTTccattttaaactgttttggGCTGGGACTGATGATCAGATCTGTCTTCAGGCCTGTTATCAAACCTGACTTGTGCTGAAAAACTTCCAACACTAGAACTAGTGCAAGATGAGGCATTTCAGTCTTCAGTGCTAAAACTTGGGGTTGAGGCAGGGGAGATGTTACTTTAGAAGTTACTGGCACAGTTGAACTTGATATACAAGAGTTATGAACATTCTTTCagttattaaaacattttagagTATTAGCTGGTGGTGAAATGCAGCACATAAAATGACACTCCTAAGAGGATTTCTATTGGTAATTTGAAACAAACTGAGCATTTCATATAGCCGCCTCTGTGTGCATTGGCCAGGATTCTGCATGACTGGTTTGGAGTTGCACATCTTCAGCATTGGTGCTAGAGTGGCTGTTGCAGTGGGAAGACTATTCACTAGGAGCATTGGATAAAATGTTGGTAATGCATGTTTGGAGCAGGCGGGTGCCCAGTGTTATTTACTTCAGATCAATTGGTTAAAGCTGTACCTGTATTTTCCATGGGCATGTCTAAGAAAACACAACTTTTGCAGATCTGTCTA from Lathamus discolor isolate bLatDis1 chromosome 3, bLatDis1.hap1, whole genome shotgun sequence encodes the following:
- the SPSB4 gene encoding SPRY domain-containing SOCS box protein 4 yields the protein MGQKISGSIKSVDVREPPYRPVKRELRGPDFCKPARLDMLLDMPPAKLEVQYKHAWNNEDRSLNIFVKEDDKLTFHRHPVAQSTDCIRGKVGYTRGLHVWQIHWPTRQRGTHAVVGVSTAEAPLHSVGYTSLVGSNSESWGWDLGRNKLYHNCKNQPGVTYPVFLEPDESFVLPDSLLVVLDMDEGTLSFMVDGQYLGVAFRGLKGKKLYPIVSAVWGHCEITMRYINGLDPEPLPLMDLCRRSIRFALGRDRLHDIEVLPLPLSLKNYLQYQ